Proteins from a genomic interval of Stigmatella erecta:
- a CDS encoding serine/threonine protein kinase: MTDAKTPPNERIQFVLGDITYETVRPLAQRANGEVIFLAERRLRHGPSDPVTIKRMKAPASFERRLRLIQEVELAFRLEHPAIAPVHHLMLRDGLPHVIEEYVEGPSLETVIRLATVRQKPVSLPFALYVAAEAADALHHAHTRRGEDHQPLGIVHRDVSPRNIRMARSGDVKVMNFGAAYSHLVGREETPGLLLKDDVAYASPEYLHRRPMDGRSDLFSLGLVLLELLTNRRLFALEDVPAPAQNGQAEDTLSIPLLQMMTFIQREGTEDLERAAGHLPEALRAILHRVLQLQPSGRYASASGMRDDLKAVLRANAQPFGRFEASEELALMLAESVPSPDA; this comes from the coding sequence GGACATCACCTACGAGACCGTCCGGCCCCTGGCTCAGCGGGCCAACGGGGAGGTGATCTTCCTGGCGGAGCGCCGCCTCCGCCATGGCCCCTCGGACCCCGTCACCATCAAGCGCATGAAGGCTCCGGCGTCCTTCGAGCGCCGTCTGCGGCTCATCCAGGAGGTCGAACTCGCCTTCCGGCTGGAGCACCCGGCCATCGCCCCGGTCCACCACCTGATGCTCCGGGATGGGTTGCCTCACGTCATCGAGGAGTATGTCGAGGGCCCCTCGCTGGAGACGGTCATCCGCTTGGCCACCGTGCGCCAGAAGCCCGTCTCCCTCCCCTTCGCGCTGTATGTCGCCGCGGAGGCCGCCGACGCCCTCCACCATGCCCATACCCGCCGGGGCGAGGACCATCAGCCCCTGGGCATCGTCCACCGCGACGTGAGCCCCCGGAACATCCGCATGGCGCGGAGCGGAGACGTGAAGGTGATGAACTTCGGAGCCGCCTACTCCCACCTGGTGGGCCGCGAGGAGACCCCTGGCCTCCTGCTCAAGGACGATGTGGCGTATGCCTCGCCCGAGTATCTGCACCGCCGGCCCATGGATGGCCGTTCAGATCTTTTCTCCTTGGGCCTGGTGCTGCTGGAGTTGCTGACGAACCGGCGCCTCTTCGCGTTGGAAGACGTCCCGGCTCCCGCCCAGAACGGCCAGGCCGAGGACACCCTCTCGATTCCCCTGCTGCAGATGATGACGTTCATCCAGCGTGAGGGGACTGAAGACCTGGAGCGCGCCGCCGGGCACCTGCCCGAGGCGCTCCGGGCCATTCTCCACCGGGTGCTCCAGCTTCAGCCCTCCGGCCGCTACGCCTCCGCCTCCGGGATGCGCGATGACTTGAAGGCCGTGCTCAGGGCGAACGCACAGCCCTTTGGCCGGTTCGAGGCCAGCGAGGAGCTGGCCCTCATGCTGGCGGAGTCTGTCCCTTCGCCGGACGCTTGA
- a CDS encoding helix-turn-helix domain-containing protein, whose protein sequence is MNEELASRIGSAARDARTHLGLTQAEVAEKLGIAHMVYSRLERGKMLPSVQTLLRMCAVLHISSDELLGIAEAERGSRQARGPRAETELPRVRQLLGLARKMDEDKLDALVTVAQVLLR, encoded by the coding sequence ATGAACGAAGAGCTGGCGAGCCGGATTGGAAGTGCCGCCCGTGATGCCCGGACGCACCTGGGGCTCACCCAGGCGGAGGTGGCCGAAAAGCTGGGCATCGCGCACATGGTCTACAGCCGCCTGGAGCGGGGGAAGATGCTGCCCAGTGTCCAGACGCTCCTGCGAATGTGCGCCGTGCTGCACATCTCCTCGGACGAGCTGCTGGGGATCGCGGAAGCAGAGCGGGGGAGCCGTCAGGCGCGGGGACCTCGCGCAGAGACGGAGCTGCCCCGGGTGCGCCAGCTCCTGGGGCTCGCGCGCAAGATGGACGAGGACAAACTGGATGCGTTGGTGACCGTGGCCCAGGTGCTGCTGCGGTAA